The following are from one region of the Alicyclobacillus fastidiosus genome:
- a CDS encoding MFS transporter, with the protein MRESRIGAAIAARWGWLVLVCIGVSYLLVFTQRTGPGVISDQLQAEFHISAAVLGSITSVQYLLYMLLQIPIGLYGDKSGPERMLVIGVLCDGIGTLVFSSAHSFDWLLVGRAIIGLGDSLIWVNIVLILAKWFAKGRFAAVLAVVNTAGNLGALVTSIPLAAWIAAAGWHIPFTVIGILLVVAGIVDFVVLVGSGPARAAAVENAGSVRVERMPIGKMLADVVRDRLSWATFCCHFGAMGTYLSMVSMWIIPYFMGVYRLPRADAAWFTLTAFIGALVASPVMGWLSDRLHDRRRPYLTTQTLGTLAWLAVVLWRGEPPLVVSGIVMFIVGFGCGSSLLTFAVIRDHVPNERAGVTSGFANTGGFLSAVLLPVLFGAIIDAAGGTTGATHQVARHAYGVAFILPTAFSLVGVMGSVLLPQRRQSVAVRHG; encoded by the coding sequence ATGCGCGAATCTAGAATTGGAGCTGCGATTGCAGCACGGTGGGGTTGGTTGGTGCTGGTGTGTATTGGTGTGTCGTACTTACTCGTGTTCACACAGCGCACCGGGCCCGGTGTGATCTCCGACCAGCTACAGGCTGAATTTCATATTTCCGCGGCAGTTTTAGGTTCCATTACGAGTGTTCAATATCTCCTCTACATGCTGTTGCAAATCCCTATCGGACTATACGGAGACAAGTCAGGCCCGGAGCGGATGCTCGTGATCGGCGTGCTTTGTGACGGCATTGGAACCCTTGTTTTTTCGTCAGCCCACAGTTTTGATTGGCTGCTGGTTGGCCGGGCGATCATTGGCTTGGGGGATTCTTTGATCTGGGTGAACATCGTACTCATTCTCGCCAAGTGGTTTGCGAAGGGGCGGTTTGCCGCGGTTCTGGCCGTCGTCAACACGGCAGGTAATCTAGGGGCTCTGGTGACAAGTATTCCGCTTGCCGCGTGGATTGCTGCGGCAGGGTGGCATATCCCATTTACTGTCATCGGTATTCTTCTTGTCGTAGCTGGTATTGTTGATTTTGTTGTTCTTGTCGGTAGTGGGCCAGCCCGTGCGGCGGCGGTGGAGAACGCGGGGAGTGTGCGGGTTGAACGGATGCCCATCGGAAAAATGCTCGCTGATGTCGTTCGGGATCGCTTGTCATGGGCGACATTCTGCTGCCATTTTGGTGCCATGGGGACGTATCTGTCTATGGTAAGTATGTGGATCATCCCGTATTTTATGGGCGTCTACCGCCTTCCACGTGCCGATGCCGCGTGGTTCACTCTGACGGCATTTATTGGCGCGTTGGTGGCTAGTCCGGTGATGGGCTGGTTAAGTGACCGGCTGCACGATCGGCGACGGCCGTACTTGACGACGCAAACACTCGGCACACTCGCTTGGCTTGCAGTCGTTCTTTGGCGAGGCGAGCCACCTCTCGTCGTGTCGGGCATTGTCATGTTTATCGTTGGCTTTGGCTGCGGAAGTAGTCTGTTGACGTTTGCCGTCATCCGCGACCACGTTCCAAACGAGCGTGCGGGGGTGACCTCGGGATTCGCGAACACAGGTGGGTTTCTCAGTGCTGTCCTGCTGCCGGTGCTGTTTGGGGCGATCATCGATGCGGCCGGGGGCACTACAGGGGCCACTCATCAAGTAGCGCGTCATGCGTACGGTGTCGCATTTATTTTACCCACCGCCTTTTCGCTTGTTGGTGTCATGGGGAGCGTCTTGCTTCCGCAACGACGACAGAGCGTGGCTGTCCGGCATGGTTAA
- a CDS encoding GerAB/ArcD/ProY family transporter, whose protein sequence is MRQYNRNVLTILLFEGFLGTGTMEWISQWTNDFHSNLWLVFAIYVSLLLGLGYLLSYLAQRIPETFDGCTMFDYWFGAKMGGLFNVLLMGALIVYAGKAMLLGVWIIHYSTLPYTPTLAIVVFGLLVPIQLAASGSGALLRFQIVAFWPCIAIAAVLLLLSFRTADLSNLLPVVPNIHVSVTHSFPRLLELLPGLFLLVVFLPLFRTQGLAQKDVVHSFIWASIAIVAWHVLNLLVVLSVFGSYETASLQWPVLEVIRIQKIPNIFLERLDLIFLIPMLTAVVSCVNLYMYSAHHIWSHYLSSRRRQGILFLSLAIIFLSQISSYVNNAMRVYDTMMGVFELLTFCLIPAMFFVAHHNAREASIK, encoded by the coding sequence ATGAGACAATACAACCGGAACGTCCTCACCATTCTGTTGTTCGAGGGGTTTTTAGGAACTGGAACGATGGAGTGGATCAGCCAGTGGACCAACGATTTTCATTCCAACTTATGGCTCGTCTTTGCAATCTATGTGTCGCTATTGCTGGGACTTGGCTACCTGCTCAGTTATCTGGCGCAACGTATCCCAGAAACGTTTGACGGATGTACCATGTTCGATTATTGGTTCGGTGCAAAAATGGGAGGTCTCTTCAATGTGCTTCTGATGGGAGCGCTAATTGTGTACGCCGGAAAGGCGATGTTGTTAGGCGTGTGGATCATCCATTACTCTACATTGCCCTATACGCCAACGTTGGCTATCGTGGTATTCGGTTTACTCGTGCCGATTCAACTCGCCGCGTCAGGATCGGGTGCATTGTTGAGATTCCAGATTGTCGCTTTCTGGCCGTGTATAGCGATCGCGGCAGTTTTGCTGCTGCTGTCCTTTCGAACTGCAGATTTATCCAACCTTCTACCTGTTGTGCCGAACATCCATGTCTCCGTAACCCATTCCTTTCCGCGGCTTCTTGAGCTGTTACCTGGACTGTTTCTGTTAGTGGTCTTTCTCCCGCTGTTTCGAACGCAAGGCCTGGCGCAAAAAGATGTGGTGCACAGCTTTATATGGGCAAGTATTGCTATCGTCGCCTGGCATGTGCTGAACCTACTCGTCGTCCTGTCTGTGTTTGGCTCTTATGAAACAGCCTCGCTGCAATGGCCCGTTTTAGAGGTCATTCGGATTCAAAAAATACCAAATATTTTCTTGGAGCGATTAGATCTGATTTTTCTCATCCCCATGCTGACCGCCGTCGTTTCCTGCGTCAATCTCTATATGTACAGTGCCCATCACATATGGTCGCACTACTTGAGTTCACGGCGCCGCCAAGGGATCTTGTTTCTCAGTTTGGCGATTATCTTCTTATCGCAAATCTCAAGTTATGTCAACAATGCCATGCGTGTTTACGACACCATGATGGGTGTATTTGAGCTCCTCACATTTTGTCTGATTCCCGCGATGTTTTTCGTCGCCCACCACAACGCACGTGAGGCATCCATCAAGTGA
- the gndA gene encoding NADP-dependent phosphogluconate dehydrogenase, with product MSKQQVGVVGLAVMGKNIALNIESRGFSVSVYNRTRQRTDELIQESSGKQLHPTYSIEEFIESLERPRRILIMVQAGAPTDETIAQLVPHLDQGDILIDGGNAFFQDTRRRNEELEAKGIRFIGTGVSGGEEGALKGPAIMPGGQPDAYELVAPILTAISAKVNGDPCCTYIGPDGAGHYVKMVHNGIEYGDMQLICEAYHLLKHVVGLSTDDLNRVFSEWNDGELDSYLIQITADIFTKRDPETDKPMVDLILDTAGQKGTGKWTSQSALDLGVPLSMITESVFSRFLSAMKDERVAASKILKGPELPPFEQNKDEFIEDVRQALYASKICSYAQGFAQMRAASEEYGWDLRFGDIAMIFRGGCIIRARFLQNIKDAYDRDPNLKNLLLDPYFQNIVEKYQGAWRKVVAMAVTHGVPVPAFSSALAYFDSYRSDTLPANLLQAQRDYFGAHTFRRVDREGVFHFNWLE from the coding sequence ATGTCGAAGCAGCAGGTTGGCGTTGTTGGACTCGCTGTAATGGGAAAAAACATTGCTTTAAACATCGAAAGTCGAGGCTTTTCCGTATCTGTGTACAACCGTACGCGTCAGCGAACGGATGAATTGATTCAGGAATCCTCGGGCAAACAGTTGCACCCTACATACTCGATTGAGGAGTTCATCGAGTCGCTGGAGCGACCACGTCGAATCCTCATCATGGTCCAAGCGGGTGCACCGACTGACGAAACCATTGCCCAATTGGTTCCTCATTTGGACCAGGGTGACATCTTGATCGACGGCGGCAACGCCTTTTTCCAAGACACGCGCCGTCGCAACGAAGAACTCGAGGCGAAGGGGATTCGTTTTATCGGGACGGGCGTATCTGGCGGCGAAGAGGGCGCACTGAAAGGACCTGCGATTATGCCTGGTGGACAACCTGACGCGTACGAGTTGGTGGCGCCCATCTTGACGGCGATTTCTGCGAAAGTGAATGGAGACCCCTGCTGTACGTATATTGGTCCGGACGGCGCCGGGCATTACGTCAAGATGGTACACAACGGCATTGAATACGGTGACATGCAGCTGATCTGCGAGGCGTACCATTTGCTCAAGCACGTCGTCGGCCTGTCCACGGACGATTTGAATCGCGTCTTCTCGGAGTGGAACGACGGCGAGCTCGACAGTTATCTGATTCAAATTACGGCGGACATTTTCACGAAACGGGATCCCGAGACCGACAAGCCGATGGTCGATCTCATTCTCGACACAGCGGGTCAGAAGGGCACCGGCAAATGGACCAGCCAAAGCGCCCTCGATCTCGGCGTTCCACTCTCCATGATCACTGAGTCTGTCTTCTCTCGCTTTCTGTCCGCTATGAAGGACGAGCGCGTGGCAGCCAGCAAAATTTTAAAGGGTCCGGAGTTGCCTCCGTTTGAACAGAATAAAGACGAGTTTATCGAAGATGTTCGCCAAGCGCTCTATGCGAGTAAAATCTGTTCCTACGCACAGGGATTTGCGCAAATGCGAGCCGCTTCCGAGGAATATGGTTGGGATTTGAGGTTTGGCGACATTGCGATGATCTTCCGCGGCGGTTGCATTATTCGCGCGCGGTTTCTACAGAACATCAAGGATGCGTACGATCGCGATCCGAATCTGAAAAACCTGTTGCTCGACCCGTACTTCCAGAATATCGTCGAAAAATACCAAGGTGCATGGAGGAAGGTCGTCGCCATGGCGGTGACGCACGGCGTGCCAGTGCCGGCGTTTTCGAGTGCACTCGCTTACTTCGACAGCTATCGTTCGGACACACTCCCGGCGAATCTGTTACAAGCGCAGCGAGATTATTTTGGCGCTCATACGTTCCGCCGCGTGGACCGGGAAGGCGTTTTCCATTTCAATTGGCTGGAGTGA
- a CDS encoding MerR family transcriptional regulator produces the protein MGIVQSTCTYTLSDIARKLDRPRTTVKEWSDLFRDYLPTVGTGRTMRYEESSVEIFALIAKMKEASSPNEMIRRTLQQNVCEIAVTTGVEPKPLLMQIVESYTQLLEQLKRMEDERRREHDELMNRLRSLTMEQEERFDQVRLTLEAENVELKKRIGRLSDALYLVVEQNEAMSRVVVDREETLLQSLRCVQDIGQTLNEVAVAVEQQKVSKRGWWPFRKS, from the coding sequence GTGGGGATCGTTCAATCTACTTGCACATATACACTTTCAGACATTGCGCGGAAACTGGATCGTCCACGTACGACGGTCAAGGAGTGGTCGGACTTGTTCCGTGACTATCTGCCGACGGTTGGGACTGGCCGTACGATGAGATACGAGGAATCGTCTGTCGAGATTTTCGCGCTTATCGCCAAGATGAAAGAGGCGAGTTCGCCGAACGAGATGATCCGCCGGACGCTGCAGCAGAACGTGTGCGAAATTGCCGTGACTACGGGTGTCGAACCGAAGCCGCTGTTGATGCAGATCGTCGAAAGCTACACGCAACTGCTCGAACAGCTCAAACGAATGGAGGATGAAAGACGCCGCGAACACGACGAACTGATGAACCGTCTGCGCTCATTGACGATGGAACAGGAGGAGCGATTCGACCAAGTTCGCTTGACGCTTGAAGCGGAGAACGTTGAGTTGAAAAAGCGGATCGGTCGTTTAAGTGACGCGTTGTATTTGGTGGTCGAGCAGAATGAGGCGATGAGCCGCGTCGTGGTAGACCGTGAAGAAACACTGTTGCAATCCCTCCGCTGCGTGCAGGACATCGGCCAGACGCTCAATGAGGTTGCGGTTGCGGTTGAGCAGCAGAAGGTCTCCAAACGTGGATGGTGGCCATTTAGGAAAAGCTGA
- a CDS encoding Ger(x)C family spore germination protein translates to MLLCLVFPFFLSGCWDAVELQQRAIVLMIGIDPSPEATGDVRVTLQLARPQQLSTPPKPETTSGENSTVVIAENGADVSEAVRKIQLATDRKLFFEHVRAIVVNQAVAKHGMLPMFDSIVQARIAPRDAWLFVSSNSAQEVLGYAPALDAIPSTYLTNFFENRLLLNRSYDATIGGFHQRLLTPGVEPFAIWVGPGIKEFSAPGLKGIAAFSGDKFVGGLDQQEALGWQFITNQFPRSLLTLTCPASRSTTFVVNVRSVKSSITVAKDGASAPHASIQVRVKGWIEGGGCVTESSPEELDTLTRQVEKEVGAMVKSSIMQSQTFDSDLFGFGKKLYLFTPRNWQGDTKWRQAFHKLTVTVKVDAQLAFLQTYQK, encoded by the coding sequence ATGTTACTTTGCCTGGTTTTTCCGTTTTTTCTATCAGGGTGCTGGGATGCAGTTGAATTGCAACAGAGAGCGATTGTGCTCATGATCGGAATCGATCCCTCTCCCGAAGCAACTGGGGACGTCCGAGTGACCCTGCAACTAGCCAGACCGCAACAACTTTCCACCCCGCCTAAACCGGAAACGACGAGTGGCGAGAATAGCACGGTTGTCATCGCCGAAAACGGAGCAGACGTTTCGGAAGCGGTACGCAAGATACAATTGGCTACCGATCGAAAATTGTTTTTCGAACATGTTCGGGCAATCGTCGTCAATCAGGCTGTGGCGAAGCACGGTATGTTGCCGATGTTTGACTCCATCGTGCAAGCTAGGATTGCGCCGCGCGATGCATGGCTGTTCGTGTCTTCGAATTCGGCACAGGAAGTTTTGGGGTACGCGCCCGCGCTGGATGCGATTCCTTCGACCTATCTCACCAATTTCTTTGAAAATAGGCTCTTGCTGAATCGTTCCTACGATGCGACCATCGGCGGATTTCATCAACGGCTGCTAACCCCTGGTGTGGAACCATTTGCGATTTGGGTGGGGCCTGGTATCAAGGAGTTTTCTGCACCAGGTCTAAAAGGTATTGCTGCTTTCTCCGGAGACAAGTTTGTTGGCGGTCTAGATCAACAAGAGGCCCTGGGTTGGCAGTTCATCACGAATCAGTTTCCAAGATCGCTGCTGACGTTGACTTGCCCCGCCTCACGTAGTACGACTTTTGTCGTGAATGTAAGATCCGTGAAGAGCTCCATCACCGTAGCCAAGGACGGTGCGAGTGCTCCACATGCGTCGATCCAAGTGCGGGTAAAAGGATGGATTGAAGGCGGCGGCTGCGTGACAGAGTCGAGCCCAGAAGAGCTAGACACACTCACCCGCCAGGTGGAGAAAGAAGTCGGTGCGATGGTAAAATCAAGCATCATGCAGTCGCAAACGTTCGATTCGGACCTATTTGGTTTCGGCAAGAAATTATACCTCTTTACGCCTCGCAACTGGCAGGGAGACACAAAGTGGCGACAAGCATTTCACAAACTCACTGTCACTGTAAAGGTGGACGCCCAATTGGCGTTTTTACAAACGTACCAAAAATAG
- a CDS encoding spore germination protein, with product MTSTESLLQMIDKTYDVIVRPVPNAGLDVVFISTLVDLTRVEERLLGPLTRVPPKRRGDLLKWLYNSLELSSIHRVMHAEEALQALFNNQAVLCLRGGYIAVGVQGLERRTPQEPSTDVAIRGPRDGFTESLDTNISLVRTRLKNPDLVLDKFTIGERTRTIVLLGYLRELANPCIVEEVTRRLNAVKVDGLLETGILEQWIEDTPWSLYPQIQGTERPDKAVSALLEGRIAVFVDGTPYVLLAPAVLLSFFQTTDDYSQRWVSGTSMRLIRMFALLLSIFVPSFYIALTMYNPELIPLKMVLQLATTREGIPIPIVLEALSMELMVELVREAGNRMPQQMGQSYTIVGGLVIGDIAVQAGIVSPTMVVAVGLTALGAYAIPNYEAAYVTRMIRFPMLMATSIFGIIGILGFSLILLAHLSSLKSFGVPYLSPFAQMVGPDFQDSVLRNPVQWSASRPATYWSPKALLRRARYSSKRS from the coding sequence TTGACCAGCACCGAATCCCTGTTGCAGATGATCGATAAGACATACGATGTCATTGTGCGCCCTGTCCCAAATGCAGGGTTGGATGTCGTGTTTATTTCAACACTCGTGGACCTCACGCGAGTTGAAGAACGGTTGTTAGGTCCGCTCACTCGAGTGCCTCCAAAGCGACGGGGGGATTTACTCAAATGGCTATACAACTCGCTAGAACTGTCGTCCATCCATAGGGTGATGCATGCTGAGGAGGCCTTACAGGCCCTCTTCAACAATCAGGCCGTTCTCTGTTTGCGGGGAGGATATATCGCTGTAGGGGTGCAAGGACTGGAGCGAAGAACGCCCCAGGAGCCTTCTACTGACGTCGCGATCCGGGGCCCCAGGGATGGATTTACCGAGTCCCTGGACACGAATATCTCCCTCGTTCGAACAAGGCTTAAGAATCCAGACCTTGTTCTCGACAAATTCACGATCGGTGAAAGAACGCGCACGATTGTGTTACTAGGTTATCTCCGCGAATTGGCAAACCCTTGTATCGTCGAAGAAGTCACGCGGCGCCTGAACGCTGTAAAAGTGGATGGTCTGCTGGAAACGGGAATTTTAGAACAGTGGATCGAAGACACGCCATGGAGTCTATACCCACAGATCCAGGGTACAGAGCGACCAGATAAAGCGGTCTCCGCCTTACTGGAGGGACGGATCGCTGTGTTTGTCGATGGAACACCCTATGTTCTGCTAGCCCCGGCGGTCTTATTGTCGTTTTTTCAAACGACGGACGACTATTCGCAAAGATGGGTGTCGGGGACGTCCATGCGATTGATTCGCATGTTTGCTCTGCTATTATCTATTTTTGTCCCGTCCTTCTACATCGCCCTGACCATGTACAACCCTGAATTGATACCGTTGAAAATGGTTCTTCAACTGGCGACGACGCGTGAAGGCATTCCCATTCCAATCGTTCTCGAAGCGTTATCCATGGAACTCATGGTCGAATTAGTCCGCGAAGCAGGCAATCGAATGCCGCAACAGATGGGCCAGTCCTACACCATCGTAGGCGGTCTCGTCATAGGTGACATTGCGGTCCAGGCCGGTATTGTCAGCCCGACGATGGTGGTTGCTGTCGGCCTCACGGCACTCGGAGCATACGCCATCCCCAATTATGAAGCCGCCTATGTAACACGAATGATCCGCTTCCCAATGTTGATGGCGACTTCCATATTCGGAATCATCGGCATTCTCGGGTTTTCTCTCATCTTGCTCGCACATTTATCATCCTTGAAGTCTTTCGGTGTACCTTACCTTTCTCCGTTCGCCCAAATGGTAGGTCCCGATTTTCAAGATTCTGTTTTGCGAAACCCTGTTCAATGGTCCGCCTCCCGTCCAGCGACCTACTGGAGTCCCAAAGCGCTGTTGCGAAGGGCAAGGTATTCATCAAAGAGGAGTTAA
- a CDS encoding M14 family metallopeptidase has translation MHVNELWNPEGILSYEAGNPVAIAHRVLVEPPVGSEWERSLAAALIELSVRFGLELPRLPRELLENVYVEFGEQATGSMADSVSTSASLQDRQAPGGGRLQLVIGTTRAWLASVIGPGVDADAFFVHYDALDTDEGLVSIVGERFAVAAGKTPLAMLSAVRAIASDNMGCEFPNSSAFRVKRQDVELLRSGDGTRRDSQPGKVRLEHLFSTGGAFRDVGDVLPELDARFLITSNAALSEVLALAGRLGLEAGRVRFPVTCLEKDELAPSRVTFQVRVDESQTEGSIEMEHNSILIAGPSEDQLRAVICRLIDDWFTDPDDVTDSNWQGKLRALQSAHPDIQMRAECELELSRLLYKQVDIQSITAPFHLEKAVRPWCAAQGVDVSTLPAPLLWQEEWSAQSELDTIERQLAEAMAELHAKADDASACVRACSSITPSDTLVIELFTSQSNESFDAHLPQFLAAIHGQRAAGQGMPQVQVVYRDVMKAGFHWIMDDVLPELRLHSGGIARVELNARKVSQDGRALDMPQRFLQELFPSDAILADELGIPVDCVTLGLLDEGGPMYEVTAFDGDDKLVGAWAWESLTQTRHYTIDDANSPIVLVPAAGFRISRVASDGQRDVLKVSVIPTTYSLFWDWFQRDVLLHIPERVIDAGGPTPFARLEVEVSVDSAEMRLGVYEEVSSFPEALHEEIYFYSLHAFQRYAKQVDQPAWMTPGAVIPLIHTVPGSPRATIRLYGHGAQEGVTVDTKSGKRFIRVHPVHAKAEWDALQVSRVGLCDGHWRVYVSSCPSRVPVEDVARWLNDKPREIRPVKESGSSSLASHFLFARDSEQPNVQSDILQNEDVAHWLMSQDARLPGRAWVLDTSFQGHPIVAVELRQPSPEAYLTSRSKDILFKPTLFIVARHHANEVSSTNAALILIAKLIENPQLLRHCNVIVIPIQNVDGAQLHRRLIEEHPFWKHHAARFNACGFEFAHHYFDEHTPFGESRTFARVWQQWKPDVVIDDHGIPSHEWLQPFAGYNSPPSFPVSYWIPHAQIYTIWRSLPAHCDAADGPLRETISRTLASDAAIRERNRIFLERYMKWGTAFHEEKFPVTTVDGVITYQWIVTPERHSRDLIARFPDWVTADIITEVNDETVHGDALAEVVHAHSKVHEGLVQWITQVSTVVNRIHTPEGATGCVALSRQRPLRTSGM, from the coding sequence ATGCATGTAAACGAACTCTGGAATCCCGAAGGCATCTTGTCTTATGAAGCCGGAAACCCAGTTGCAATCGCGCATAGGGTATTGGTTGAACCACCCGTTGGAAGTGAATGGGAAAGGTCACTCGCGGCTGCACTCATTGAACTATCCGTACGCTTTGGCTTGGAGCTTCCTAGGCTCCCACGAGAGCTGCTCGAGAACGTGTATGTCGAGTTTGGGGAGCAGGCTACAGGATCGATGGCAGACTCAGTGTCGACGTCTGCGTCTCTCCAGGATCGCCAAGCACCAGGCGGGGGACGCCTGCAGTTGGTCATCGGGACGACGCGGGCGTGGCTGGCCTCCGTCATCGGACCGGGTGTCGATGCTGATGCGTTTTTTGTCCACTACGACGCGCTCGACACCGACGAGGGGCTTGTGTCCATCGTCGGAGAGCGGTTTGCGGTCGCTGCGGGAAAGACGCCGTTGGCGATGTTGTCCGCGGTTCGCGCTATAGCTTCCGACAACATGGGATGCGAATTTCCGAACAGCTCGGCGTTCCGCGTGAAACGGCAGGACGTCGAGCTGTTGCGATCAGGGGATGGCACGCGCCGCGATTCACAGCCGGGCAAAGTCAGGTTAGAGCACCTATTTTCGACTGGCGGCGCGTTTCGCGATGTGGGCGACGTACTTCCAGAGCTTGATGCAAGATTTCTGATTACTTCGAACGCCGCCCTGTCGGAGGTGCTGGCGTTGGCCGGGCGCCTGGGACTAGAAGCCGGCCGCGTCCGGTTTCCGGTGACTTGTCTAGAGAAGGATGAGCTAGCGCCCTCCCGAGTGACATTTCAGGTTCGAGTGGACGAAAGCCAGACAGAAGGTTCCATCGAGATGGAACACAATTCGATTCTGATAGCCGGCCCGTCGGAAGATCAGCTGCGAGCTGTCATCTGCCGTCTGATCGACGACTGGTTTACGGACCCCGACGACGTCACGGACTCGAATTGGCAAGGCAAATTACGCGCACTACAGAGTGCCCATCCAGATATTCAGATGCGAGCCGAATGTGAACTTGAGCTGAGTCGACTGCTCTATAAACAAGTTGACATTCAATCGATCACGGCGCCGTTCCATTTGGAAAAGGCGGTTCGACCTTGGTGTGCTGCTCAGGGCGTCGACGTTTCCACGTTGCCCGCGCCGCTTCTGTGGCAGGAGGAATGGTCTGCGCAAAGCGAGTTGGATACGATCGAACGACAACTTGCCGAGGCGATGGCGGAATTGCACGCGAAGGCCGATGATGCTTCAGCATGCGTTCGTGCCTGTTCATCTATCACGCCTAGCGACACCCTTGTCATCGAACTGTTCACAAGCCAATCGAACGAAAGCTTTGATGCGCACCTACCCCAGTTTCTAGCTGCGATCCATGGGCAGCGCGCAGCTGGTCAGGGTATGCCGCAGGTTCAGGTGGTTTATCGCGATGTCATGAAGGCTGGATTTCACTGGATCATGGACGACGTCTTGCCGGAACTGCGCTTGCACTCTGGCGGGATCGCCCGCGTCGAGCTGAACGCGCGCAAAGTCTCACAGGATGGCAGAGCGCTCGATATGCCCCAGAGGTTTTTGCAAGAGCTGTTTCCCAGCGACGCCATCCTCGCCGACGAATTAGGCATTCCGGTCGACTGTGTGACACTCGGTTTACTGGACGAAGGTGGGCCGATGTACGAAGTGACGGCGTTCGATGGCGACGACAAACTCGTCGGCGCGTGGGCGTGGGAGAGTTTGACACAAACGCGCCACTACACGATCGATGATGCAAATAGTCCCATCGTGTTGGTCCCTGCCGCAGGATTTCGCATAAGTCGAGTGGCGAGCGACGGCCAGCGAGACGTGTTGAAGGTCTCTGTGATTCCCACTACATACTCACTGTTTTGGGACTGGTTCCAACGCGACGTCCTTCTGCACATTCCAGAGCGAGTCATCGATGCAGGGGGCCCGACGCCGTTCGCGCGCCTCGAGGTCGAGGTATCGGTAGACAGCGCTGAGATGAGACTGGGCGTCTACGAGGAAGTCAGTTCTTTTCCGGAAGCGCTGCACGAGGAGATTTACTTTTACTCGTTGCACGCTTTTCAGCGCTATGCGAAACAAGTCGATCAGCCAGCGTGGATGACACCAGGTGCGGTGATTCCACTCATCCACACTGTGCCAGGCTCACCTCGAGCGACCATCCGCCTGTATGGACATGGGGCACAAGAGGGTGTGACGGTTGATACCAAATCTGGAAAGCGATTCATCCGGGTTCACCCTGTGCACGCAAAAGCCGAGTGGGACGCATTGCAGGTCAGTCGAGTTGGATTGTGCGATGGCCATTGGCGCGTTTACGTGTCTTCTTGCCCATCGCGCGTACCCGTTGAGGACGTGGCGCGTTGGTTGAATGATAAACCGCGTGAAATCCGCCCTGTGAAAGAGTCGGGCAGTTCATCGCTGGCTTCGCACTTTCTGTTTGCACGCGATAGCGAGCAACCGAACGTCCAATCGGACATCTTGCAGAACGAAGACGTGGCCCATTGGCTAATGAGCCAGGATGCCCGTCTCCCTGGTCGGGCATGGGTGCTTGACACCTCGTTTCAAGGGCATCCGATTGTGGCGGTGGAATTGCGCCAACCGTCGCCAGAGGCGTATTTGACCAGCCGTTCCAAGGATATTCTGTTCAAACCGACGCTCTTTATCGTCGCACGCCATCATGCCAACGAGGTTTCCAGCACCAATGCAGCGCTCATTCTGATTGCGAAACTGATCGAGAATCCGCAGTTGCTGAGGCACTGCAACGTGATCGTCATTCCAATTCAAAACGTAGACGGGGCACAACTGCATCGTCGACTTATTGAAGAACACCCTTTCTGGAAACATCACGCCGCCCGATTCAACGCGTGCGGCTTCGAGTTCGCGCATCACTACTTCGACGAGCACACACCTTTTGGCGAGAGTCGCACTTTTGCTCGTGTGTGGCAACAGTGGAAGCCAGATGTCGTGATCGATGACCACGGTATCCCCTCTCACGAGTGGCTTCAACCGTTCGCGGGATACAACAGTCCACCGTCATTCCCTGTCTCGTATTGGATTCCACATGCGCAGATCTACACGATTTGGCGTTCGTTGCCGGCACATTGCGACGCGGCGGATGGACCACTGCGCGAGACTATCTCCCGGACATTGGCGAGCGATGCGGCCATTCGCGAGAGAAATCGTATCTTCTTGGAACGGTATATGAAATGGGGAACTGCGTTTCATGAGGAGAAATTTCCGGTGACAACCGTCGACGGTGTGATCACCTATCAGTGGATTGTGACTCCAGAGCGGCACAGCCGCGATTTGATCGCGCGGTTTCCTGATTGGGTCACGGCGGATATCATCACGGAGGTGAACGACGAGACGGTACATGGTGACGCGCTGGCAGAGGTCGTTCACGCGCACAGCAAAGTACATGAGGGGCTTGTCCAGTGGATCACGCAAGTGTCCACGGTTGTGAACCGCATCCACACGCCGGAAGGAGCGACAGGATGCGTCGCACTATCGCGGCAACGCCCACTCCGAACGTCAGGGATGTAA